A stretch of the Flavobacterium sp. 5 genome encodes the following:
- a CDS encoding isopenicillin N synthase family oxygenase — translation MQNIPSVDLRDFLSDDPKRKQKFVNEIGSAFEDIGFVALKGHFLNDQLVDELYGEIREFFSLPLETKHSYEIPRIGGQRGYVSFGKEHAKGRKEGDLKEFWHFGQYVDKDSRYASQYPDNVEVKELPRFNVVGKEAYQMLEKTGVYVLRALALHLGLDEFYFDEYAKEGNSILRPIHYPPITSEPENAIRAAAHGDINLITLLMGAQGKGLQVQNHDGEWIDAIAEPDELVINVGDMLSRHTNNKLKSTIHQVVNPPRELWGTSRYSIPFFMHPVSDMKLDCLENCIDAENSKKFEDITAGDYLYERLVDLGLIKKA, via the coding sequence ATGCAAAACATTCCTAGTGTTGACTTGCGTGATTTCCTTTCGGACGACCCGAAACGTAAACAAAAATTTGTAAATGAAATCGGAAGTGCATTCGAAGATATAGGCTTCGTAGCGCTCAAAGGGCATTTTTTAAACGATCAATTAGTTGATGAGTTGTATGGTGAAATAAGAGAGTTCTTCTCATTGCCATTAGAAACCAAACACAGCTATGAAATTCCTAGAATTGGCGGACAAAGAGGCTATGTTTCTTTTGGAAAAGAGCATGCTAAAGGCCGTAAAGAAGGAGATTTAAAAGAGTTTTGGCACTTTGGACAATATGTAGACAAAGATTCTAGATATGCGTCTCAATATCCAGATAATGTTGAGGTAAAAGAATTACCACGCTTTAATGTTGTAGGTAAAGAAGCCTACCAAATGCTTGAAAAAACAGGTGTTTATGTGTTGAGAGCTTTGGCTTTGCACCTTGGATTGGATGAGTTCTATTTTGACGAATATGCCAAAGAAGGAAACTCAATTCTAAGACCTATTCACTATCCTCCTATTACATCTGAGCCTGAAAATGCTATTCGTGCAGCAGCGCACGGAGATATCAACTTGATAACTTTGTTAATGGGTGCTCAAGGGAAAGGTTTACAAGTTCAAAATCATGATGGAGAATGGATTGATGCGATTGCAGAACCAGATGAATTAGTAATTAATGTTGGTGATATGTTATCACGTCATACCAATAATAAACTAAAATCGACAATTCATCAAGTGGTTAATCCGCCTAGAGAATTATGGGGAACTTCACGTTATTCTATTCCATTTTTTATGCATCCGGTAAGCGATATGAAACTGGATTGTTTAGAAAATTGTATAGATGCCGAGAATTCTAAGAAATTCGAAGATATTACTGCAGGTGATTATTTATACGAACGTCTTGTGGATTTAGGTTTGATAAAAAAAGCCTAA
- the hisG gene encoding ATP phosphoribosyltransferase, with protein MSTLKIAIQKSGRLNEESIQILKDAGISIDNGIDQLKAEASNFPLEVLYLRNSDIPQYLIDGVVDIAIVGDNLLVEKGKNIEVIQKLGFSKCKVSVAVPKAFNYKSVKDLDGMRIATSYPNTVLDYFNSKGITVDIHQISGSVEIAPNIGLADAIVDIVSSGSTLFKNNLKEVEVIFKSEAVLAVSPKVSPESQKIINTLKFRIESVLRARKSKYILMNVPNDKIDAVGKILPVLRSLTVLPLAQEGWSSVHSVIDKDTFWEVIDQLKEVGAEGILVCPIEKMVL; from the coding sequence ATGAGTACACTTAAAATTGCAATTCAAAAATCTGGCCGTTTAAACGAAGAAAGCATTCAAATTCTAAAAGACGCCGGAATCTCAATTGATAATGGAATAGATCAATTAAAAGCAGAAGCTTCTAATTTCCCTTTGGAGGTTTTATATTTACGAAATTCCGATATCCCTCAATACCTAATCGACGGTGTAGTAGATATTGCTATTGTTGGAGATAATTTATTGGTTGAAAAAGGAAAAAACATTGAAGTAATTCAAAAATTAGGTTTTTCAAAATGCAAAGTATCTGTAGCTGTTCCTAAAGCTTTTAATTACAAATCTGTTAAGGATTTAGATGGTATGCGTATCGCTACTTCTTATCCAAACACAGTGCTTGATTATTTTAATTCTAAAGGAATAACAGTTGATATTCACCAAATATCAGGTTCAGTAGAAATTGCACCAAACATAGGGTTAGCAGATGCAATTGTTGATATCGTATCCAGCGGAAGTACTCTTTTTAAAAATAATTTAAAAGAGGTTGAGGTTATTTTTAAAAGTGAAGCGGTATTAGCGGTTTCTCCAAAAGTAAGTCCTGAATCTCAAAAAATAATCAACACCTTAAAATTCAGAATCGAATCAGTATTAAGAGCAAGAAAGTCAAAATATATTTTGATGAACGTTCCAAATGATAAGATTGATGCAGTTGGAAAAATCCTTCCAGTTCTAAGAAGTTTAACGGTTTTACCTTTAGCACAAGAAGGTTGGAGTAGTGTGCACTCAGTAATTGACAAAGATACTTTCTGGGAAGTAATAGACCAATTAAAAGAAGTAGGAGCCGAAGGAATCCTAGTTTGTCCAATCGAGAAAATGGTACTATAA
- a CDS encoding DUF4265 domain-containing protein, with translation MAETHSKILFRYHSDILDEEVVETMWSEIIDQEKGIYKLDNIPFYGPLIATDDIFYAKYDETEDTVVYKETISISGNSIIQVVILKDNYNKEIIREKLKAMNCESEGLNEKFFAVEIKKDVDYSVVKSFLNEYFELEILDFAEPCLSKKHSDDLLK, from the coding sequence ATGGCAGAAACTCATTCAAAAATTTTGTTCAGATATCATAGTGATATTTTAGATGAAGAAGTAGTTGAAACGATGTGGTCTGAAATAATTGATCAAGAAAAAGGAATTTATAAATTAGATAATATTCCATTCTACGGGCCACTTATTGCGACAGATGATATTTTCTATGCCAAATATGATGAAACCGAAGATACTGTCGTTTATAAAGAAACAATTTCAATTTCTGGAAATTCAATAATTCAAGTTGTCATTTTAAAAGACAACTATAATAAAGAAATTATTAGAGAGAAACTCAAAGCAATGAATTGTGAGTCAGAAGGGCTAAATGAAAAGTTTTTTGCTGTTGAAATTAAGAAAGATGTTGATTATTCTGTTGTCAAAAGCTTTTTAAATGAATATTTCGAGTTGGAAATACTTGATTTTGCAGAACCTTGTTTGTCTAAAAAGCACAGTGATGATTTATTAAAATAA
- the ung gene encoding uracil-DNA glycosylase — MKLYLNPSWQTILADEIKKPYFLELMDALDEEYQNHICFPPKKLIFSAFNNCSFEDVKVVIIGQDPYHGVGEANGLSFSVNDSVKIPPSLRNIFRELNDDLDSIFMPTSGNLERWAKQGVLLLNASLSVRIDTPNSHKHLKWGTFTDAVIQKISEEKENVVFMLWGSFAQKKGAKIDRTKHLVLESGHPSPMSANQGKWFGNKHFSQANAYLKLNGETEIEW, encoded by the coding sequence ATGAAACTTTACCTCAACCCATCTTGGCAAACTATTTTAGCGGACGAAATTAAGAAACCTTATTTTTTAGAATTAATGGATGCCCTTGATGAAGAATATCAAAATCATATTTGTTTTCCTCCAAAGAAATTAATTTTTTCGGCTTTTAATAATTGTTCTTTTGAAGATGTGAAAGTGGTTATTATTGGTCAAGACCCGTATCACGGAGTTGGTGAAGCGAATGGCTTGTCTTTTTCAGTGAATGATTCAGTGAAAATTCCACCATCATTACGTAATATTTTTAGAGAATTGAATGATGATTTGGATTCTATTTTTATGCCCACATCAGGAAATCTGGAACGTTGGGCAAAACAAGGAGTATTGCTTTTAAATGCTTCCCTTTCTGTTAGAATTGACACACCAAATAGTCATAAACACTTAAAATGGGGAACTTTTACTGATGCAGTAATTCAAAAAATATCCGAAGAAAAAGAAAATGTAGTTTTCATGCTTTGGGGAAGTTTTGCACAAAAAAAAGGAGCTAAAATTGATAGAACGAAACATTTGGTATTAGAATCAGGGCATCCTTCGCCTATGAGTGCTAATCAGGGGAAATGGTTCGGAAATAAACATTTTAGTCAAGCTAATGCTTATTTAAAATTGAATGGAGAAACAGAAATAGAGTGGTAA
- the pckA gene encoding phosphoenolpyruvate carboxykinase (ATP), protein MKNIKIIQELHNLGITGYHEVVYNPSYEELFKAEVSNKRKGYEKGALTDTGAVAVKTGVFTGRSPKDRYIVKDAVSKDTIYWDDKVNFPTTQGIYDELKGLVLKQLSTSPKLYVVDAFCGTNADTRLKVRFVMEVAWQAHFVTNMFIRPSNYELENFGQPDFIVMNGSKTINPNWREQGLNSENFVVFNLTEKIQIIGGTWYGGEMKKGMFSMMNYYLPLKGMASMHCSANVGEKGDVAVFFGLSGTGKTTLSADPKRYLIGDDEHGWDNNGVFNYEGGCYAKVIDLSEENEPDIWRAIKRDALLENVIVDEYGEIDYYDHSITENSRVSYPIYHINKIVLPSKAGHAKKIIYLSADAFGVLPPVSILDEDQAQYHFLCGYTSKLAGTERGITTPEPSFSPAFGEAFLTLHPTMYSKTLIGKMKEHGAKAYLVNTGWNGTGKRISLKNTRAIIDAIINSEIDTVATTTVPFLNLTIPTALTNVSEGILDPRNTYKDVEEWETKAKDLSARYIKNFEQYTDTEEGKRLVAAGPCLEPVLS, encoded by the coding sequence ATGAAAAACATCAAAATCATTCAGGAATTACATAATTTAGGTATTACTGGCTACCACGAAGTAGTATATAATCCATCTTATGAAGAATTATTCAAAGCTGAAGTTTCTAATAAAAGAAAAGGATATGAAAAAGGTGCTTTAACTGATACAGGTGCTGTTGCCGTAAAAACTGGTGTTTTTACAGGACGTTCACCTAAAGACAGATATATTGTTAAAGACGCAGTTTCAAAAGATACTATCTATTGGGATGACAAAGTAAATTTTCCAACCACTCAAGGAATTTATGATGAGTTGAAAGGATTAGTTTTAAAACAACTTTCTACATCACCAAAACTATATGTAGTAGATGCATTTTGCGGAACAAATGCAGACACAAGACTTAAAGTTCGTTTTGTAATGGAAGTAGCTTGGCAGGCACACTTTGTAACTAATATGTTTATCAGACCATCAAATTACGAATTGGAAAACTTTGGACAACCAGATTTCATTGTAATGAACGGTTCAAAAACTATAAATCCAAATTGGAGAGAGCAAGGATTAAACTCAGAAAACTTTGTAGTTTTTAACCTTACCGAAAAAATTCAGATTATTGGTGGCACTTGGTACGGAGGTGAGATGAAAAAAGGAATGTTCTCTATGATGAACTACTACTTACCATTAAAAGGAATGGCATCTATGCACTGTTCTGCTAATGTTGGCGAAAAAGGAGACGTTGCCGTATTCTTCGGGCTTTCAGGAACAGGAAAAACTACACTTTCTGCAGATCCAAAAAGATATTTAATTGGTGATGACGAACACGGATGGGATAACAATGGGGTATTTAATTATGAAGGTGGCTGTTATGCTAAAGTAATTGACTTATCTGAAGAAAATGAACCAGATATCTGGAGAGCTATCAAAAGAGATGCTTTATTAGAAAATGTTATCGTAGATGAATATGGCGAAATTGATTATTACGATCACTCAATTACAGAAAACTCAAGAGTATCTTACCCAATTTATCATATAAATAAGATTGTATTGCCATCAAAAGCTGGGCATGCTAAAAAAATCATTTATCTTTCTGCAGATGCATTTGGAGTACTGCCTCCTGTATCTATCTTAGATGAAGATCAAGCACAATACCACTTTTTATGCGGATATACTTCTAAATTAGCAGGAACTGAAAGAGGAATTACAACTCCAGAACCATCTTTCTCTCCAGCGTTTGGTGAAGCTTTCTTAACATTACACCCAACAATGTATTCTAAAACATTGATCGGAAAAATGAAAGAACATGGTGCAAAAGCATACTTAGTAAATACAGGTTGGAATGGAACAGGGAAAAGAATTTCTCTTAAAAACACAAGAGCGATTATTGATGCAATTATTAACAGTGAGATCGATACCGTAGCAACAACGACTGTTCCATTTTTAAACCTTACTATTCCAACAGCATTAACAAATGTTAGTGAAGGAATTTTAGACCCAAGAAACACCTATAAAGATGTTGAAGAATGGGAAACTAAAGCAAAAGATTTATCTGCTCGCTACATCAAAAATTTTGAACAATACACTGACACTGAAGAAGGAAAACGCTTAGTCGCAGCTGGACCTTGTTTAGAACCAGTTTTAAGTTAG
- a CDS encoding nucleoside phosphorylase → MAIQQSELILNPDGSVYHLNLKPENIAYDIIFVGDQDRVSKITKQFDTIEFSTQKREFKTETGIYKGKRLTVMSTGIGPDNIDIVINELDALVNIDLETRKPKEKLTSLNIIRIGTSGSLHADIPVDSFVMSKFAIGLDNMLRSYLIDEVSNEKIENAFIEQTNWDLRKGRPTVVSCSSELAKRIDSDKMHKGITATAGGFYGPQGRVLRLNIQDAELNSKMDNFSFEGNRITNLEMETSAIYGLSALLGHQALSLNAIIANRARGTFSSDAYKAVDELIEYTLGKLAEK, encoded by the coding sequence ATGGCTATACAACAATCCGAATTAATACTCAATCCTGACGGAAGTGTGTATCATCTTAACTTGAAACCGGAGAATATTGCTTACGATATCATTTTTGTAGGTGACCAAGATAGAGTTTCAAAAATTACCAAGCAGTTTGATACTATTGAATTTTCTACGCAAAAAAGGGAATTCAAAACCGAAACAGGCATTTATAAAGGCAAACGATTAACAGTAATGTCAACTGGAATTGGTCCTGATAATATTGATATTGTCATTAATGAATTGGATGCTTTGGTTAATATTGATTTAGAAACAAGAAAACCAAAAGAGAAATTAACTTCTTTAAACATTATCCGAATAGGAACTTCTGGTTCTTTGCATGCAGATATTCCTGTGGACAGTTTTGTTATGTCAAAGTTTGCTATCGGACTCGATAATATGCTTCGCTCCTATTTGATCGATGAGGTTTCAAATGAAAAAATAGAAAACGCATTTATTGAACAAACTAATTGGGATTTACGAAAAGGAAGACCAACAGTTGTTTCTTGCTCTTCTGAACTAGCAAAAAGAATAGATAGTGATAAAATGCACAAAGGAATCACGGCAACAGCTGGTGGTTTTTACGGGCCTCAAGGACGTGTTTTGCGTTTAAACATTCAAGATGCCGAATTAAATTCAAAAATGGATAATTTCTCTTTTGAAGGAAACAGAATTACCAATCTTGAAATGGAAACATCAGCAATTTATGGGCTTTCGGCTCTTTTAGGACATCAGGCTTTGTCATTGAATGCTATTATAGCCAACAGAGCAAGGGGAACTTTTAGCAGTGATGCATATAAAGCCGTAGATGAATTGATTGAATATACTTTGGGAAAACTAGCTGAAAAATAA
- a CDS encoding transglutaminase, giving the protein MTQFSKTNFQSVKAKFQLKKPWDRFVIFFLSVLITIPLFVVLHQTLIDPQWIFALDRILLFILVFASVYALLYMLRTIIIICLALYFLMLIYGSLFGNFSFNSVFDDYNSMLYSMNNNPFPQDIIIAKLLPFPNKSEIIKAIEYENPKVRNFAIMATTKHFKDVKGYPDYRNLIQCFAVFKEINSRWHYVNDPKNGDYIATAHESLLYFSGDCDDHSILMAASIKSIGGTPRLIHTKGHIYPEILIGSMKDLEKANFLIKNVLFVEESKNKQLNYHIDEHNQVWLNLDYTAKYPGGPFLSEEILGALTLD; this is encoded by the coding sequence ATGACACAATTTAGCAAAACTAATTTTCAATCCGTAAAAGCCAAGTTTCAGTTAAAAAAACCTTGGGATAGATTTGTTATCTTTTTTTTAAGTGTCCTCATTACAATCCCTTTATTTGTAGTACTTCACCAAACATTAATTGACCCGCAATGGATTTTTGCTTTAGACAGGATTCTATTGTTTATTCTAGTTTTCGCTTCCGTTTACGCTCTTTTGTACATGTTAAGGACCATCATCATTATATGCTTAGCGCTCTATTTCTTGATGCTGATTTACGGAAGTTTATTTGGAAATTTCAGCTTTAATTCAGTTTTCGATGACTACAATTCCATGTTGTATTCCATGAACAACAATCCATTTCCTCAAGATATTATTATTGCAAAATTATTGCCTTTCCCTAATAAAAGTGAAATAATCAAAGCAATAGAGTATGAAAATCCAAAGGTTCGCAACTTTGCAATAATGGCTACAACGAAGCATTTCAAAGACGTAAAAGGCTATCCCGATTATCGAAATTTAATTCAGTGTTTTGCGGTTTTCAAAGAAATCAACAGCCGATGGCATTATGTAAACGATCCAAAAAACGGTGATTATATCGCCACAGCCCACGAATCCTTACTATATTTTTCAGGTGATTGTGATGATCATTCTATCTTGATGGCTGCGAGTATTAAATCGATTGGAGGCACACCAAGACTAATTCATACCAAAGGACATATCTATCCCGAAATCTTAATTGGAAGCATGAAAGATCTCGAAAAAGCAAATTTTCTGATTAAAAATGTATTATTTGTTGAGGAAAGTAAAAACAAGCAACTCAATTACCACATTGACGAACACAACCAAGTGTGGCTAAATCTCGATTACACCGCAAAATACCCAGGAGGCCCCTTTTTATCCGAGGAGATTTTAGGAGCTTTAACATTAGATTAA
- a CDS encoding thiamine pyrophosphate-dependent enzyme, with amino-acid sequence MNFDKKNLTNEILLDLYKRILKPRLVEEKMLILIRQGKVSKWFSGIGQEAISVGITAALDTDEYILPMHRNLGVFTGRDIPLQRLFSQWQGKANGFTKGRDRSFHFGTQDYKIIGMISHLGPQLGVADGIALANTLEKNGKITAVFTGEGATSEGDFHEALNIAAVWDLPVLFIIENNGYGLSTPTNEQYRCKNLADKGIGYGIESHIVDGNNILEVFNLVTELKASMIEKPRPILLEFKTFRMRGHEEASGTKYVPQELMNLWATKDPVDNYRSYLYLNNILTLEDDEAIKNQIKHEIEEAWTLSNAEPEITPTYEDELNDVYKPYQHEEFQPNSETENIRFIDAITNSLRESMERHDKLVIMGQDIAEYGGAFKITDGFVTQFGKERVRNTPICESAVVSTAMGLSINGYKAIVEMQFADFVSTGFNPIVNLLAKSHYRWLEKADVVVRMPCGGGTQAGPFHSQTNEAWFTKTPGLKVVYPAFPYDAKGLLNASINDPNPVLFFEHKQLYRSLSQNVPNDYYTIPLGKAALLKEGKNVTIISFGAAVHWALETLEKNPEIDADILDLRTLLPLDTEAIYRSVKKTGKAIIYQEDSLFGGIASDISALIMENCFEYLDAPVKRVASLDSPIPFTKALEDQYLPKARFEEELKTLLEY; translated from the coding sequence ATGAATTTTGATAAAAAAAATTTAACCAACGAAATTTTATTAGACCTCTATAAAAGAATTCTGAAACCAAGACTGGTAGAAGAAAAAATGTTAATCCTCATTCGACAAGGAAAAGTCTCCAAATGGTTCTCTGGAATAGGACAAGAAGCCATTTCTGTTGGAATTACAGCCGCTTTAGATACTGACGAATACATTCTGCCAATGCACCGTAATTTAGGTGTATTTACAGGCAGAGACATTCCATTGCAACGCTTATTTTCGCAATGGCAAGGTAAAGCCAATGGTTTTACCAAAGGAAGAGACCGAAGCTTTCATTTTGGGACACAGGATTATAAAATTATCGGAATGATTTCGCATCTGGGACCTCAGCTTGGGGTTGCAGACGGAATAGCACTTGCCAATACATTAGAAAAAAATGGTAAAATAACAGCTGTCTTTACCGGTGAAGGTGCCACAAGTGAAGGTGACTTTCATGAAGCTTTGAACATAGCCGCAGTTTGGGATTTACCTGTTCTATTTATAATCGAAAATAACGGATACGGATTATCGACTCCAACCAACGAGCAATACCGTTGCAAAAACCTAGCCGATAAAGGAATTGGATACGGAATAGAAAGTCATATTGTAGATGGTAACAATATTTTGGAAGTTTTTAATTTAGTTACAGAACTAAAAGCTTCGATGATCGAAAAGCCCAGACCAATTTTATTGGAATTCAAAACATTTAGAATGCGGGGACATGAAGAGGCAAGTGGTACAAAATACGTTCCGCAAGAATTAATGAATTTATGGGCCACGAAAGATCCTGTAGACAATTACAGAAGCTATCTGTATCTAAACAATATTCTTACCTTAGAAGATGATGAAGCTATAAAAAACCAAATTAAACACGAAATTGAGGAAGCTTGGACCTTGAGTAATGCCGAACCCGAAATAACACCAACTTACGAAGATGAACTAAACGATGTTTACAAACCGTATCAGCATGAAGAATTTCAACCCAATTCTGAGACCGAAAATATCCGTTTTATAGATGCTATTACCAATAGTTTACGCGAATCGATGGAACGGCATGATAAATTGGTTATCATGGGGCAAGACATTGCCGAATACGGCGGAGCATTTAAAATCACTGACGGTTTTGTAACTCAATTTGGTAAAGAAAGAGTTCGTAATACTCCCATTTGTGAAAGCGCAGTGGTTTCAACAGCAATGGGATTGTCTATCAATGGATACAAAGCTATTGTCGAAATGCAATTTGCCGATTTTGTATCCACGGGATTCAATCCGATAGTTAATTTATTAGCCAAATCGCACTACCGATGGTTAGAGAAAGCCGATGTAGTAGTTCGGATGCCATGTGGTGGTGGTACTCAAGCTGGGCCTTTTCATTCACAAACCAATGAAGCTTGGTTTACTAAAACTCCAGGTTTAAAAGTAGTCTATCCAGCGTTTCCTTATGATGCAAAAGGTTTATTGAATGCATCAATTAATGACCCGAATCCAGTGCTTTTCTTTGAACACAAGCAATTATACCGAAGTTTATCCCAAAATGTTCCTAATGATTATTATACCATTCCGTTAGGAAAAGCTGCTTTACTAAAAGAAGGGAAGAACGTAACCATTATTTCTTTTGGGGCTGCTGTCCACTGGGCTTTAGAAACATTAGAGAAAAACCCCGAAATAGATGCTGATATTTTGGATTTAAGAACCTTACTGCCTTTAGATACCGAAGCTATTTATAGATCCGTTAAAAAAACAGGAAAAGCAATTATTTACCAAGAAGACTCACTATTTGGTGGTATTGCCAGTGATATCTCGGCATTGATTATGGAAAATTGTTTTGAATACTTAGATGCTCCTGTAAAACGAGTTGCAAGTTTAGATTCTCCCATCCCTTTTACAAAAGCACTGGAGGATCAGTATTTACCTAAAGCTAGATTTGAGGAGGAACTAAAAACTCTTTTAGAATACTAA
- a CDS encoding translation initiation factor codes for MDLQDQLKNLFPDHEMSPEEEIEAAAHQLYVQKEPMICKFEKRKGKATTVIEGYEGSDEDFKILAKEIKIKLSVGGTFKDDSIIIQGDYRDKIMVILKEKGFKVKRVGG; via the coding sequence ATGGATTTACAGGATCAATTAAAAAATCTTTTTCCAGATCACGAAATGTCACCGGAAGAAGAAATTGAGGCAGCAGCGCATCAATTATACGTTCAAAAAGAACCTATGATTTGCAAATTCGAAAAAAGAAAAGGAAAAGCAACTACTGTAATCGAAGGTTACGAAGGATCTGACGAAGATTTTAAAATTTTAGCTAAAGAAATCAAGATCAAACTTAGTGTTGGCGGAACTTTTAAAGACGATTCTATTATTATTCAAGGTGATTACCGTGATAAAATAATGGTTATTTTAAAAGAAAAAGGCTTTAAGGTAAAAAGAGTTGGAGGATAA
- a CDS encoding SDR family oxidoreductase — protein MKIILTGATGVLGSHVMYEILELFINQNQSAKLFIIARNKGKANAIDRVNELLTSDYTPSILLKTGLEKLHEYIEIIDSDLANLQDTFSEKIKGAYFIHSAGYVNLSTDEKLKKKIFDENAKITQSLFKTFNPFIKKFIYIGTAFSSGIRKGLIDNDFHNLGFTPKHRNAYEDAKFHSENFIAQECKALGLPFQILRPSVIGGKMLGTECPYFIPKYMVFYLLAKFFHFTSQRKGEQENVRFIINEETGLNIIPVDYVAKVIVNTFERDDIEQLNIVNDKSFNIVKGLQLIMKEVGYTNFTLIKNPLDFKYKNTIEKLYYESIGKHLKPYFITNPNEYDTTLLNSILEIPKLDNDAFSNMIRYAILNDFKDINV, from the coding sequence ATGAAAATAATTCTTACAGGGGCTACAGGAGTTTTGGGTTCGCATGTTATGTACGAAATTCTGGAACTGTTTATTAATCAAAATCAAAGTGCAAAACTGTTTATTATTGCCAGAAACAAAGGGAAAGCTAATGCGATAGATCGTGTTAATGAACTTCTGACAAGTGATTATACACCTTCCATTTTATTAAAAACCGGTTTAGAAAAACTTCATGAGTATATAGAAATTATAGATTCGGATTTAGCGAATCTTCAGGATACTTTTTCAGAAAAAATAAAAGGAGCTTATTTTATTCACTCTGCCGGATACGTGAATTTATCTACTGACGAGAAGCTAAAAAAGAAAATTTTTGATGAAAATGCCAAAATAACCCAATCGCTTTTCAAGACTTTTAACCCTTTTATCAAGAAATTCATTTACATAGGGACAGCATTTTCGTCTGGAATCCGAAAAGGATTAATAGATAATGATTTTCATAATCTTGGTTTTACTCCAAAGCATCGTAATGCGTATGAGGATGCCAAATTTCATTCAGAGAATTTCATCGCTCAGGAATGTAAAGCTTTAGGTTTGCCTTTTCAAATTTTGAGACCAAGTGTTATTGGTGGAAAAATGTTAGGAACCGAATGCCCTTATTTTATTCCAAAATACATGGTTTTTTATCTTTTAGCGAAATTCTTCCACTTTACATCCCAACGAAAAGGCGAGCAGGAAAACGTTCGCTTCATCATTAATGAGGAAACTGGTCTGAACATTATTCCAGTAGATTATGTTGCCAAAGTAATTGTAAACACCTTTGAACGCGATGACATCGAACAGCTAAATATTGTAAATGACAAAAGTTTCAATATTGTAAAAGGTCTACAGTTGATCATGAAAGAAGTAGGATATACAAACTTTACTTTAATCAAAAATCCACTCGATTTTAAATACAAAAACACCATAGAGAAATTGTATTACGAAAGTATTGGAAAGCATTTAAAGCCTTATTTTATTACCAATCCGAATGAATATGATACAACTTTGCTGAATTCAATTCTTGAAATTCCAAAGCTGGATAATGATGCTTTTTCAAACATGATTCGATATGCAATCTTGAATGATTTTAAGGATATCAATGTATAA